One segment of Ascidiaceihabitans donghaensis DNA contains the following:
- a CDS encoding ATP-binding protein: MSFAWLKHYMPRSLYGRAALILLLPVVVLQIVVGVVFTQRHFEDVTLQMSDAVVRELRLVSHLIENQGVDAVARDLPELAIQARLVAPDALREADGRNWDDFTGRVIISRLNRVMPEVATVDLRNSKMVRLVLDLPSGAYELVFDRRRISAANPHQLLVNMVFFSIVFTIIALIYLRNQLRPIKRLAMAADAFGRGQSTPYAPSGATEVRAAGTAFLSMRNRIERQIETRTLMLSGVSHDLRTPLTRMRLALSMLDDAEREPLEQDVAEMQSMIDAFLDFSKGAHEGEQEPVDIPAWMASVVEDAQRAGQNVSLIHAEGTGEVMLRVGAMRRAVGNLIGNAVRYGTKAEVSFDLTEKSLRIRVEDNGPGIPEDRRAEAQRPFSRLDAARNQDKGGSVGLGLAIATDVARAHGGVLRLGGSERLGGLKADIVIAR, encoded by the coding sequence ATGTCTTTCGCATGGCTCAAACACTATATGCCCCGCAGCTTGTATGGCCGTGCTGCTCTTATTCTGTTGCTGCCGGTGGTGGTGTTGCAGATTGTTGTGGGTGTCGTTTTCACACAGCGTCACTTTGAAGACGTGACTTTGCAGATGTCGGATGCGGTGGTGCGCGAATTGCGGCTGGTGTCACATTTGATTGAAAATCAGGGTGTGGACGCGGTGGCGCGTGATTTGCCAGAGCTGGCCATTCAGGCGCGATTGGTTGCGCCTGATGCGTTGCGCGAAGCTGATGGCCGCAACTGGGATGATTTTACCGGTCGCGTTATCATTTCACGTCTCAATCGCGTCATGCCGGAAGTGGCCACGGTGGATCTGAGGAACAGCAAGATGGTTCGCCTTGTGTTGGACTTGCCCTCTGGCGCCTATGAGCTGGTGTTTGACAGGCGGCGGATTTCGGCAGCCAATCCGCACCAATTGCTTGTGAATATGGTGTTTTTCAGCATTGTCTTCACGATCATCGCCTTGATTTATTTGCGCAACCAGTTGCGGCCGATCAAACGCCTGGCGATGGCAGCAGATGCTTTTGGCCGCGGGCAAAGCACGCCTTATGCGCCATCCGGTGCCACAGAGGTTCGCGCAGCGGGCACGGCTTTTTTAAGCATGCGGAACAGGATTGAACGTCAGATTGAAACGCGCACGTTGATGTTGTCCGGTGTCAGCCATGATTTGCGCACCCCTTTGACCCGCATGCGGCTTGCGCTGTCCATGCTGGACGACGCCGAACGCGAACCACTGGAACAAGACGTCGCGGAAATGCAGTCGATGATTGATGCGTTTTTGGATTTCTCTAAAGGGGCCCATGAGGGCGAACAGGAACCTGTGGATATACCGGCTTGGATGGCATCGGTTGTTGAAGACGCACAACGGGCCGGACAGAACGTGTCGCTGATCCACGCAGAGGGCACAGGAGAGGTCATGCTGCGGGTAGGGGCCATGCGCCGCGCGGTGGGAAACTTGATCGGCAATGCCGTGCGCTACGGAACAAAAGCGGAAGTGTCGTTTGATCTGACGGAGAAATCCTTGCGAATCCGGGTTGAAGACAACGGGCCTGGCATCCCCGAAGATCGCCGCGCCGAAGCACAGCGCCCCTTCAGCCGTCTGGACGCGGCCCGCAATCAGGACAAGGGCGGCAGTGTGGGCTTGGGCCTTGCCATCGCGACGGATGTGGCGCGCGCCCATGGCGGGGTGTTGCGTTTGGGGGGATCAGAACGTCTTGGTGGTTTGAAAGCTGATATCGTCATCGCAAGGTAG
- a CDS encoding DUF4442 domain-containing protein, translating to MNPYDVIKAQLGQVVPFQNHVGIELLEVGDGVASARMTQRKETSNHISTQHAGAMFTLGEAASGAAMAGAMAPVILQVRPVAAKAEIAFTKIAKGTLTAHGKTSQPSAALLDELEKVGKVSFEVQVDIKDEEGDTVVEMRIDWHLSKRS from the coding sequence ATGAACCCGTATGACGTAATCAAAGCGCAACTTGGGCAGGTCGTGCCATTTCAAAATCACGTGGGCATCGAATTGCTTGAGGTTGGCGACGGTGTTGCATCGGCGCGTATGACGCAACGCAAGGAAACGTCCAATCACATTTCCACACAGCATGCCGGCGCAATGTTCACCTTGGGTGAAGCCGCTTCTGGTGCTGCAATGGCCGGTGCTATGGCGCCTGTGATTTTGCAGGTGCGTCCCGTGGCGGCCAAGGCGGAAATTGCGTTTACCAAAATTGCAAAGGGCACTTTGACAGCCCATGGCAAGACGTCCCAACCCAGTGCAGCACTTTTGGACGAACTGGAAAAGGTCGGCAAAGTTTCCTTTGAAGTTCAAGTGGATATCAAAGACGAAGAGGGCGACACCGTTGTCGAAATGCGTATCGATTGGCACCTCAGCAAGCGGTCTTAA
- a CDS encoding glycosyltransferase family 2 protein, which translates to MQTVAAVTMVRDDAFFLKAWLRHYGEMFGRENCYIVNHGRGAEVAALAEGCNIIGIPGDPHKNFDVKRWGLLNNIVGGLRRYYKHVIVGDVDELVVVDPDLGGSLLDFVKDAPEGRVVTPLGLEVIHRIDLEPDAIDDVILGPRRYVRPAPHYSKPCIVSAPVKIARGGHFTQYDKVHAPDELFLMHLKFCDFGAYVGVMDHRNDVTASVQASIKDASIGRHWFAEARGEDRAVFEAFAELELQDDFNMHPLRRKMRRSFKPRGETGFFHFDRPEYNTQYKLPERFNGLI; encoded by the coding sequence ATGCAGACTGTGGCAGCTGTGACGATGGTACGGGACGATGCGTTCTTTCTGAAGGCGTGGTTGCGTCACTACGGTGAAATGTTTGGCCGCGAGAATTGTTACATCGTCAACCATGGCCGTGGCGCAGAGGTCGCGGCATTGGCCGAAGGCTGCAATATCATCGGTATTCCCGGCGATCCCCACAAGAATTTCGACGTCAAACGCTGGGGGTTACTGAACAATATCGTGGGCGGGCTACGTCGCTACTACAAACATGTGATTGTTGGTGATGTAGATGAACTTGTCGTTGTTGATCCCGATTTGGGCGGCAGCTTGTTGGATTTTGTAAAGGATGCACCGGAGGGGCGTGTGGTCACGCCTTTGGGGCTTGAGGTCATTCATCGTATTGATCTGGAACCTGATGCGATTGACGACGTTATTTTGGGGCCGCGCCGCTACGTGCGTCCTGCGCCACATTATTCCAAGCCGTGCATCGTCTCGGCCCCTGTGAAAATAGCAAGGGGCGGGCACTTTACCCAGTATGACAAGGTACATGCACCCGATGAATTGTTCTTGATGCATCTGAAATTCTGCGATTTCGGGGCGTATGTCGGCGTTATGGACCACCGTAACGATGTCACGGCTTCTGTGCAGGCAAGCATCAAAGACGCATCTATCGGGCGCCACTGGTTCGCAGAGGCGCGTGGCGAAGACCGAGCAGTTTTTGAAGCTTTTGCAGAGTTGGAGCTGCAAGATGACTTTAATATGCATCCCTTGCGCCGCAAAATGCGCCGCAGCTTCAAACCACGCGGCGAGACGGGATTTTTCCACTTTGACCGGCCTGAATACAACACCCAGTACAAGTTGCCAGAGCGCTTTAACGGTTTGATCTAA
- a CDS encoding nickel/cobalt transporter, whose protein sequence is MSRNLIFALASALALCLLAFLWGTGGLDRLAIWAAEAQRDFQNQIARTLRGLRAGTPGALIGLLTACFAYGFFHAIGPGHGKVLIGGYGLGVRVSVWRLSAISLAASLGQAVSAIVLVYAGVLVLSLGRDVLTDTADQIMAPVSYVAIGLIGLWLVWRGVRHARTAGHVHVGLGATCSTCGHAHGPTPEQVAKAESLREAALLIAGIAIRPCTGALFVLLITWQMGIPLAGIVGTFAMAIGTALVTIATGWAAVSVRSGLLAGFSGSRMLSRAVPLIEISAGLVVAAIAGGLLMRSF, encoded by the coding sequence ATGTCCCGCAATCTGATCTTTGCACTGGCCTCAGCGCTTGCGCTTTGCCTGTTGGCCTTTCTATGGGGCACAGGCGGGTTGGACCGTTTGGCAATTTGGGCGGCTGAGGCACAACGGGACTTTCAAAACCAAATCGCCCGTACGCTGCGCGGTTTGCGGGCAGGCACACCCGGAGCGCTTATCGGACTGCTCACAGCCTGTTTTGCATACGGTTTTTTTCACGCCATCGGACCCGGCCACGGGAAGGTACTGATTGGCGGATACGGGCTTGGGGTACGTGTTTCGGTTTGGCGCTTGTCGGCAATTAGCCTTGCTGCAAGCCTTGGCCAAGCGGTCAGCGCCATTGTTTTAGTGTATGCAGGGGTTCTCGTGTTGTCATTGGGCCGCGACGTTCTGACCGACACCGCGGATCAGATCATGGCACCCGTCAGCTACGTTGCCATCGGCTTGATCGGACTTTGGTTGGTGTGGCGCGGGGTCCGGCATGCCCGCACAGCCGGGCACGTGCACGTGGGCCTTGGCGCGACCTGTTCAACATGCGGCCATGCACATGGCCCCACCCCGGAGCAAGTGGCAAAAGCAGAATCCCTGCGCGAGGCGGCCCTGTTGATTGCCGGTATCGCGATCCGCCCCTGCACCGGTGCGCTGTTTGTGCTGTTGATCACTTGGCAAATGGGCATCCCGCTGGCCGGCATTGTTGGCACCTTCGCCATGGCCATCGGCACAGCCCTTGTGACAATCGCAACAGGGTGGGCGGCCGTGTCTGTACGTAGCGGATTGCTGGCAGGGTTTTCAGGCAGCAGAATGCTAAGCCGCGCGGTCCCCTTGATTGAAATATCGGCAGGTTTGGTGGTCGCCGCAATTGCAGGTGGCTTGTTGATGCGCAGTTTCTGA
- a CDS encoding DUF1007 family protein, whose amino-acid sequence MRISPALLLALWPVSFGTQAAAHPHIFVDTRFEVLVDAQNNVTHIRVSWSYDDLYSLLLAEDFDIDQDGDGTLTPKETALITGFDMKWIPGYDGDLDAISAGRKLKLSAPMDYTAIMTDGIITTTHLRAVEGAPTLTETLTLKPYDAGFYTAYDVTRPTIITGGVGCQETLISPDIDAALEDMRTQIAQLDPNVDLEGEGFPALGEKFAPKIEITCPAI is encoded by the coding sequence ATGCGTATTTCCCCTGCCCTCTTGCTGGCTCTGTGGCCCGTGTCGTTCGGCACCCAAGCGGCGGCACATCCGCATATTTTTGTGGATACCCGCTTTGAAGTTCTTGTGGACGCTCAAAACAACGTCACCCATATCCGGGTGTCATGGTCTTACGACGATCTCTATTCCCTGCTGCTGGCAGAAGATTTCGACATTGATCAAGATGGCGACGGGACGCTAACCCCAAAAGAGACGGCCTTGATCACCGGCTTCGATATGAAATGGATCCCCGGATACGATGGAGATCTGGATGCCATATCGGCGGGACGCAAACTAAAGCTGTCGGCCCCGATGGATTACACCGCAATTATGACTGATGGCATCATCACAACCACACATTTGCGTGCTGTGGAAGGCGCCCCGACCCTGACTGAAACCTTAACGCTAAAACCCTATGATGCGGGCTTTTACACAGCATACGACGTCACCCGACCCACAATCATCACCGGGGGTGTCGGATGCCAGGAAACCCTGATTTCCCCTGACATTGACGCGGCACTGGAAGATATGCGCACCCAAATTGCGCAGCTTGATCCCAATGTGGATCTGGAAGGTGAAGGATTTCCGGCCTTGGGTGAGAAATTTGCCCCAAAAATCGAAATCACATGTCCCGCAATCTGA
- a CDS encoding 1-acyl-sn-glycerol-3-phosphate acyltransferase, whose product MRRFLDATLGRFMRHFLFILVRTYYALFYNVSCSNKHLLQDTPGALILSTHVSRHDGPMLAAILYTTARLRPTVHYNEYYSWSQWLPMHVVSAIPMSSPRKWPAEKRQKRKEDTLEIIHKVMENGSCILLFPAGRVRRQEREIIKPGLSGVHDIMGYAPDTPVMVLRIDGLGKFQTARYDGFWSFLGIKKGRRHVNVRLDRVTHLDPSKPLDDFNAELEELLNS is encoded by the coding sequence ATGAGACGTTTTCTGGACGCGACATTGGGCCGTTTCATGCGGCATTTTCTATTTATTCTGGTGCGCACCTACTATGCGTTGTTTTACAATGTCAGCTGTTCAAACAAGCACTTGTTGCAAGACACGCCCGGGGCTTTGATCCTGTCCACTCACGTCAGTCGCCACGATGGCCCCATGCTGGCCGCGATCCTTTACACCACAGCGCGATTGCGCCCCACAGTGCATTACAACGAATACTACAGCTGGTCGCAGTGGCTGCCTATGCATGTGGTGTCGGCGATCCCTATGAGTTCCCCGAGAAAATGGCCTGCCGAAAAGCGTCAAAAACGCAAAGAAGACACGCTTGAGATCATTCACAAGGTGATGGAAAACGGCAGCTGCATTTTGCTGTTTCCCGCGGGCCGGGTGCGTAGGCAGGAACGCGAGATCATCAAGCCGGGCCTGTCGGGGGTTCATGACATCATGGGGTACGCGCCCGATACGCCTGTTATGGTTTTGCGCATTGATGGCTTGGGTAAATTTCAAACCGCCAGATACGATGGGTTCTGGAGTTTTCTAGGCATCAAGAAAGGACGTCGTCACGTCAATGTGCGCCTTGACCGTGTGACGCATCTGGACCCTTCGAAGCCATTGGACGACTTCAACGCAGAGCTTGAAGAGCTTCTGAATTCCTGA
- a CDS encoding alginate export family protein, translated as MMMSDKRTGRVVALLASVMLVTPDLGRAGTKTAKPMQPSTVFNAEKRKKTKHDIGQHLSYSMYSSFRYQGEHNRRRDEGIDDRTEEYALYLGFVGRADLGRGVIAFGHAELDTRSKSTQDRRYDLATQWRTKEAFVSFKVGAQARITVGRMRFSDPHKWVADLAVDGVHYGHKGKQQVTEFAVFRGTGDVTASYLMAHHGRVMEQNRYGVLALLENDSPDTRAHLAGYANVFVSKKVSYELNLSAVIGDAANGKNAGFGIDVRSIRKFGTNDLNPQMMFGFAAGTEGYRQSGLHSNKTYNRGQTQVHRYGYAFQPELTNLVVGSLAVGVRPSRKLSVDLGVHAYAQFSKSTTGPSARFHGATNGNSAFLGTEVSLVGAWRPGKKTKVEFGVGHFNPGPAYIDQTPATRVYLRMTATF; from the coding sequence ATGATGATGAGTGACAAAAGGACAGGGCGTGTCGTCGCCTTGTTGGCAAGTGTGATGTTGGTGACGCCTGACCTTGGTCGTGCAGGCACAAAAACCGCCAAACCCATGCAGCCATCGACGGTTTTCAATGCTGAAAAGCGGAAAAAGACCAAACACGACATCGGGCAGCACCTGTCTTATTCGATGTATTCAAGCTTTCGGTATCAGGGCGAACACAATCGACGCCGCGATGAAGGTATTGATGACCGCACCGAAGAATACGCGCTGTATCTGGGATTTGTAGGTCGTGCTGATTTGGGACGTGGCGTGATTGCGTTTGGTCACGCTGAATTGGACACGCGGTCAAAGTCTACGCAGGACCGCAGATATGACCTTGCGACCCAATGGAGGACCAAAGAAGCTTTCGTTTCGTTCAAGGTGGGTGCGCAAGCCCGCATTACAGTTGGACGAATGCGTTTTTCCGACCCGCATAAATGGGTGGCCGATTTGGCCGTGGATGGCGTCCATTACGGCCACAAAGGCAAACAGCAGGTCACAGAGTTTGCGGTGTTCCGGGGGACAGGTGACGTAACCGCGTCTTATCTAATGGCGCATCACGGACGTGTGATGGAGCAAAATCGATACGGTGTCTTGGCACTTCTCGAAAATGATAGTCCAGACACCCGCGCCCATCTCGCAGGCTACGCCAATGTATTCGTGTCCAAGAAAGTGTCATATGAATTGAACCTTAGTGCGGTCATTGGCGATGCTGCAAACGGCAAAAACGCAGGCTTTGGAATTGATGTTAGATCAATCCGAAAATTCGGCACAAATGACCTGAATCCGCAAATGATGTTCGGGTTCGCGGCGGGCACCGAAGGTTATCGGCAATCCGGTTTGCATTCCAACAAAACCTACAATCGCGGCCAAACGCAGGTGCACCGGTATGGGTACGCTTTTCAACCTGAGCTGACCAATCTGGTTGTGGGGTCACTTGCTGTTGGTGTGCGCCCGTCACGCAAGTTGTCCGTTGATCTTGGCGTTCATGCCTACGCACAGTTCAGCAAGTCCACAACAGGCCCAAGTGCGCGATTTCACGGGGCAACAAACGGAAACTCCGCCTTCCTTGGCACCGAAGTCAGCCTTGTTGGCGCTTGGCGGCCTGGCAAAAAAACCAAGGTCGAATTTGGTGTCGGACATTTCAACCCTGGCCCTGCCTACATCGACCAGACCCCCGCAACCCGCGTCTACCTGCGTATGACAGCAACATTTTGA
- a CDS encoding alginate O-acetyltransferase AlgF, producing the protein MTRFPFLSAMCMSICSAGSFASANDTSLYAEALPEDVSFVRFFGYDYQDSAEFAGFTFDLIAEDANKYLPVAAADLDNVEAGSFVSILRDEKGTRIIVPEAPRPRQSKVSLLLVNGSDRPLALRLADGSVPVIETVVPAASALREVNPVAITLGVFAADQDTPIATFDVALRRGQNVSFVADGDGVRMIENQFAPLAK; encoded by the coding sequence ATGACACGTTTCCCATTTCTTTCGGCAATGTGCATGTCGATCTGTTCGGCAGGGTCTTTCGCATCAGCCAATGACACCAGTCTTTATGCCGAAGCCCTGCCGGAGGATGTCAGTTTCGTGCGGTTTTTCGGGTATGATTACCAAGACAGCGCCGAGTTTGCCGGTTTCACTTTTGATCTGATCGCCGAAGACGCGAACAAGTACCTTCCTGTGGCTGCGGCCGATCTGGACAATGTCGAAGCGGGATCTTTCGTTTCGATCCTGCGTGACGAAAAAGGCACCCGGATCATTGTTCCAGAAGCCCCTCGACCGCGTCAATCCAAAGTGTCGTTGTTGTTGGTGAATGGCTCTGACCGGCCCCTTGCGTTGCGCTTGGCTGATGGTTCCGTTCCGGTCATCGAAACCGTTGTGCCTGCGGCCTCCGCTTTGCGCGAAGTCAATCCGGTGGCCATCACCTTGGGTGTTTTTGCAGCTGATCAAGACACCCCGATCGCTACGTTTGATGTCGCGCTGCGCCGGGGACAAAATGTCAGCTTCGTTGCCGATGGCGACGGTGTTCGCATGATTGAAAATCAATTTGCGCCTCTGGCCAAGTAA
- a CDS encoding MBOAT family O-acyltransferase, with protein MIFSSAIFVFGFLPLFLTAYYCVPKSARSVIILIASYAFYGWWRIDYLVVVFGMSAISYLAAFVAYSAPTQAVKKWAVRLGVCFDLAVLGYFKYTMFVMSGLADLSVAMGGADITVPAIILPIGISFHTFQSISYIIDVARKDALPARNFIDFLAFGSLFPQLIAGPVLRYKDLADQFANRTHTAEKFLQGVARFAQGLAMKLLIADNVAPLADRVFDLAHPTAAESYLGAGAYSIQLLFDFAGYSAMAIGLGLMIGFRFVENFNAPYTSQSITEFWRRWHISLSLWLRDYLYLPLGGNRRGSVRTYMNLALTMVLGGLWHGANWTFILWGAWHGGWLAIERALGAKSKTSVWPALVAWPLTMGIVMIGWVMFRAATVTDAFIIYAGMVGSNGWALSSNFAWQIQSVEIAMLACGVLFSLCGRHLGTLARQTPEVLRVTSSFALMGLACVALLSQSHSPFLYFQF; from the coding sequence ATGATCTTTTCAAGCGCCATCTTTGTGTTCGGGTTTTTGCCGCTGTTTCTGACAGCTTACTACTGCGTCCCCAAATCTGCCCGTTCGGTCATAATCTTGATTGCAAGCTATGCGTTTTATGGCTGGTGGCGCATCGACTATTTGGTGGTTGTTTTCGGGATGTCCGCAATCAGTTATTTGGCTGCGTTTGTTGCGTATTCTGCGCCAACTCAAGCCGTCAAAAAATGGGCGGTCCGTTTGGGGGTTTGCTTTGATCTGGCGGTGTTGGGCTATTTCAAATACACGATGTTCGTGATGTCCGGCCTTGCCGATCTGTCGGTCGCAATGGGCGGCGCAGACATCACGGTACCCGCGATTATTCTGCCGATCGGGATCAGCTTTCATACGTTTCAATCCATCAGCTATATCATTGATGTTGCCAGAAAAGATGCGCTGCCCGCGCGAAATTTCATCGATTTTCTGGCATTTGGATCCTTGTTTCCCCAGCTGATCGCGGGGCCGGTTTTGCGCTACAAAGACCTTGCGGATCAATTTGCCAACCGCACCCACACAGCCGAGAAGTTTTTACAAGGTGTCGCACGGTTCGCCCAAGGATTGGCGATGAAGCTGCTGATCGCCGATAACGTCGCGCCGCTGGCTGATCGTGTGTTTGATCTGGCACATCCAACGGCCGCTGAAAGCTATCTGGGCGCGGGCGCCTATTCGATCCAGTTGTTGTTTGATTTTGCCGGATACTCTGCCATGGCGATTGGCCTTGGTCTGATGATCGGTTTCCGATTTGTCGAAAACTTCAACGCGCCCTACACCAGTCAATCCATCACAGAATTCTGGCGTCGGTGGCATATCAGCCTGTCTTTGTGGTTGCGTGACTATCTGTATTTGCCGCTTGGCGGTAATCGCCGCGGTTCGGTGCGGACCTACATGAACCTCGCTTTGACGATGGTTCTGGGTGGCCTGTGGCATGGTGCCAACTGGACCTTCATCTTGTGGGGGGCATGGCATGGTGGCTGGTTGGCGATAGAACGCGCTTTGGGGGCAAAATCCAAAACCAGCGTCTGGCCAGCTTTGGTGGCATGGCCCCTGACGATGGGTATCGTGATGATCGGGTGGGTGATGTTTCGCGCGGCGACCGTCACAGACGCGTTCATCATCTATGCAGGTATGGTCGGGTCGAACGGTTGGGCATTGTCTTCAAACTTTGCATGGCAAATTCAATCCGTTGAAATCGCAATGCTGGCGTGTGGGGTGCTGTTTTCATTATGCGGACGCCATCTTGGCACGCTAGCGAGACAAACACCCGAGGTTTTGCGCGTGACGTCTTCTTTTGCGTTGATGGGCTTAGCCTGTGTGGCCTTGCTGTCTCAAAGCCACTCTCCCTTTTTGTATTTCCAGTTTTGA
- a CDS encoding alginate O-acetyltransferase AlgX-related protein has protein sequence MMILNEYTQRLIAIGFVGFLGLVGLVTHCLMDPVDRGEGALGGALQSKYEAGFNRSNPLNTVSVSVMSTFKYAVFGQAKTGAIVGKDGWLFTAEELEVREEFHANMSRAATEIARVQSVMAQKGTVLVPVIVPDKADVFSQMLRQVRPDDVQHRRLHFMSLLADLDVAALDAFGAIKAVQTGFMRDDTHWSPRGSRAVAQQIAAYVELAHLGLAPVAVKTIQGPSTDFDGDLLKFVPTGVFRTVFGPAQNQIETYITTVEASGGLFGDTDVDVALVGTSFSAKPEWNFAGFLQDALGADLLNMSAVGQGPFKPMQAYLASEKFQNSPPKLVVWEIPVRYTSKDMNQ, from the coding sequence ATGATGATTTTAAACGAATATACACAGCGCCTTATTGCAATCGGCTTTGTTGGTTTTTTGGGTCTTGTTGGTCTTGTGACGCATTGTTTGATGGACCCGGTCGACAGGGGTGAAGGCGCTCTTGGTGGCGCTTTGCAGTCGAAGTACGAAGCAGGGTTCAACAGATCCAACCCTTTGAACACTGTTTCAGTCTCAGTCATGAGTACTTTTAAATACGCAGTGTTTGGACAAGCCAAAACCGGAGCAATCGTTGGCAAGGATGGTTGGCTGTTCACGGCGGAAGAGTTGGAAGTCAGGGAAGAATTTCATGCCAACATGTCCCGTGCCGCAACAGAGATTGCGCGGGTGCAATCTGTGATGGCGCAAAAGGGCACCGTACTTGTCCCTGTTATCGTGCCAGACAAAGCGGATGTGTTTTCACAAATGTTGCGGCAAGTTCGCCCCGACGACGTGCAACATCGGCGCTTGCATTTTATGTCATTGCTGGCGGACTTGGATGTCGCTGCTTTGGACGCCTTTGGCGCGATCAAAGCCGTGCAGACCGGTTTTATGCGCGACGATACCCACTGGTCCCCCCGAGGTAGCCGTGCCGTCGCACAACAAATTGCTGCATATGTTGAACTTGCACACCTCGGGCTGGCACCCGTGGCCGTCAAAACGATACAAGGCCCGTCAACTGACTTTGACGGCGATCTTTTGAAATTTGTACCGACCGGAGTTTTCCGAACGGTATTCGGGCCCGCGCAAAATCAAATAGAGACGTATATTACCACCGTCGAAGCTTCTGGCGGGCTGTTCGGTGACACGGACGTCGACGTCGCACTGGTTGGTACCAGCTTTAGCGCCAAGCCGGAATGGAACTTTGCGGGCTTTTTGCAAGACGCGCTCGGTGCGGACCTGTTGAACATGTCTGCCGTTGGACAAGGGCCCTTCAAGCCAATGCAAGCCTATCTTGCCTCAGAAAAATTCCAAAATTCACCCCCCAAACTTGTCGTTTGGGAAATCCCTGTACGTTACACCTCCAAGGACATGAACCAATGA
- a CDS encoding alginate O-acetyltransferase AlgX-related protein produces MKRLLTPLAFAAATLLASGGYATPYCESLAVKDQLPKKYQKRGPFYSDTSSGWIVGQDQLRNKYAVSDEAVALWHDIRAEFEKHAIDLVVLAAPPRPLFVPKSALDALGMPLDAELPVLQDGFSAYIAALNAAGIVAPDLSRVAQSPLAAEYYFARDTHWTPMGAAVSVAYLNAAMGKGAIDANLARITSTGTYDEKGSLAGVVKDACGKRPQTETVPAPQYAIQGSAASLLGAAPELEKLALVGTSFSDRYQRDAYQVADALAFMMDVHVDNFSVTGGGLVGSMEAFIRSGALASTSYKTVVWEAPYSAPLTDVNGLRQILGALKSAALVSHTEGLDARIGKDWISIEHSVSMEEVQGLEIVTEGTDTGQLLVEIIDGAGEKTRTKLVKSNRVAANLRSNRWALSLSGLPIGQIVRIKLRLPKSEKQEAATIHFIY; encoded by the coding sequence ATGAAACGTCTGCTTACACCTCTGGCCTTTGCAGCTGCTACTCTTTTAGCTTCTGGGGGCTATGCCACGCCATATTGCGAAAGCTTGGCCGTAAAGGACCAACTGCCCAAGAAGTATCAAAAACGAGGACCGTTTTATTCGGACACCTCGTCAGGTTGGATTGTTGGTCAGGACCAGCTCAGGAACAAATACGCGGTTTCGGATGAAGCCGTTGCACTGTGGCACGATATCAGGGCCGAGTTTGAAAAGCACGCCATTGATCTGGTTGTTCTGGCGGCTCCTCCACGTCCGCTTTTTGTACCAAAGTCCGCCCTTGATGCGCTGGGTATGCCCTTGGACGCGGAGCTGCCTGTTTTGCAAGACGGATTCAGCGCGTATATTGCAGCCCTGAATGCTGCGGGAATAGTAGCACCTGATCTATCGCGTGTTGCACAAAGTCCCTTGGCGGCAGAGTACTATTTCGCACGCGATACGCATTGGACACCCATGGGGGCTGCGGTGTCGGTCGCGTATCTGAATGCTGCGATGGGCAAGGGGGCAATCGACGCCAACTTGGCGCGGATTACTTCGACAGGGACCTACGACGAAAAAGGGTCTTTGGCCGGTGTTGTCAAAGACGCATGCGGAAAACGTCCCCAGACAGAAACTGTTCCTGCGCCCCAATACGCCATACAAGGCAGTGCTGCGTCCTTGCTTGGTGCGGCACCTGAGTTGGAAAAACTGGCGCTTGTTGGCACCAGTTTTTCGGATCGTTACCAACGCGATGCCTACCAGGTTGCGGATGCTTTGGCCTTCATGATGGATGTCCATGTCGACAATTTCTCGGTGACGGGTGGGGGGCTAGTGGGCTCTATGGAAGCGTTTATTCGCAGTGGGGCCTTGGCCAGTACATCCTACAAGACCGTCGTTTGGGAAGCGCCGTATTCTGCGCCACTGACTGATGTAAACGGGTTGCGCCAGATTCTGGGTGCCCTGAAATCTGCGGCGCTGGTGTCCCACACCGAAGGCCTTGATGCGCGTATTGGCAAGGACTGGATCAGCATCGAACACAGTGTTTCGATGGAAGAAGTTCAAGGACTTGAGATTGTGACAGAAGGAACCGACACCGGACAATTGCTTGTTGAAATCATTGACGGAGCTGGTGAAAAGACACGGACGAAACTGGTTAAATCCAACCGGGTGGCTGCAAACCTGCGCAGCAATAGATGGGCGTTGTCCCTGTCGGGATTGCCAATCGGTCAAATTGTTCGCATTAAATTGCGCCTTCCGAAATCGGAAAAACAGGAAGCGGCAACCATCCATTTCATCTACTGA